The following is a genomic window from Acidobacteriota bacterium.
GGTGGCAATGACTTCGGCAAGCAGGTTTTGCAAATCGAATTGCTGTAGCAGAGGCGCTTTGAACCGGGCAAAATTGAGCAGGTCGGTAACCAGTTGCTCGAGGCGTTCGGCTTCGGTGATGACGGTTTGCAACAAAGGTTGCGTGGAATGCTCTTTCGGCAATTCTTCCTGCACCACCTGCGACAACCCCTTCATCGCCCCCAGAGGATTGCGTATTTCATGCGCCAGGGTTGCCGCCATTTTGCCTAATGAAGCCAGTCGGCTTTGCGATTCCTCTACGGCTTTAAGCGCCAGAAAGCGCCTGAGCATTTTAAGAAAATACAGTGCCAGTAAAATCATCGACAGAATTGCCAGACAAACGACCATCAGATAGATGTAAGCTTGACGGGTAATAAATGACGCTGGTGCGGTGTAAAGCCCCAGATGAATCGTCCATTGTCCGCTGGGGATTGCACTTTCGGGATGCTGAAGAACCGGAACCGACTCCTGAAAAAGAAAGAGCGAGACACCATTGCGATTTACATAGGTTTCCCTGGTGGTTGAAACTTCATCCCCAACTTTGCCCGCTTGCGCTAAGACTTTCCCGGTCTGGTCGGTCAAAAGAATATAAACAATGCGCTGGGGTTGACGGCTTAACGTATCATCGAGCACCTCTTGCCACAAGGCTATATCCAGGCGACGATTCGGCCCGCGGGTGCGTAAATCTATGGACGAAGCAATTTCATGCCCGGAATTTTCAAGGTATTTATCGCGGAACGCGAACAGCGTAGAAAAGATATAGGCGGCGCTGATTCCCAATCCCAGACACACCAATGCAATCGCCAACAGGAAGGCGCTTTTAGGAAACGACAACAATTTTTTAGACGCTGACTCAGACATTCATCACCGCATGATTTCGCAGCTTTTATGCAAT
Proteins encoded in this region:
- a CDS encoding ATP-binding protein — its product is MSESASKKLLSFPKSAFLLAIALVCLGLGISAAYIFSTLFAFRDKYLENSGHEIASSIDLRTRGPNRRLDIALWQEVLDDTLSRQPQRIVYILLTDQTGKVLAQAGKVGDEVSTTRETYVNRNGVSLFLFQESVPVLQHPESAIPSGQWTIHLGLYTAPASFITRQAYIYLMVVCLAILSMILLALYFLKMLRRFLALKAVEESQSRLASLGKMAATLAHEIRNPLGAMKGLSQVVQEELPKEHSTQPLLQTVITEAERLEQLVTDLLNFARFKAPLLQQFDLQNLLAEVIATLRANPDQTFPAIKLHTSEAAILMDSDEANVKQVLWNVISNAVEAAPHAESIQISVILDKRNAQAVIHIDDEGPGIGSQDPEELFQPFATTKLKGSGLGLAISRQLIEQLGGTITLGNRSLVGARCTIRLPLSAPQKQTAMPKVFALSRS